From the genome of Coriobacteriia bacterium:
AGCCGGAGGTCGGCGGGCACGATCTCGATTGCGGTGGATTCCTCGACGATCTCGACGGTCACCGGCGCGTCGCCGACGGCGGCCAACGTGGCGACCGCCTCGTCGCGCGTCATCCCCCCCACGTCGACACGGGCAACCCGCACTCCGTCTGCGATGCGGTCGCCCAGCGCGACTTCAGACACGGCAAGGACTCCGACCAACGCCAGGGCGCCCGTGAGAAGAATGGCCGTCCAAGCAGGCGAGAACAACGCGCGCCGACCTCTGACAGCGGCCGTGACAGCAGCGCTCTCCAGGTACTCAGCGTACAGCTCGGCGTTGCGCTCGACGCACGTTTCGACGCGGAACAAAGAACGGGCGCGCTCATACCCTGCTGTACCCATCGCGATCCGCAACAGGTCGTCGTGCAGCAGGCGCTGCATCGCTTGGGCAAGCGCGGCGGGGTCGCGCGGCGGCACGACGAATCCCGTCTGACCATCCACAACGAGTTCGCTGCATCCGCCGACGTCGGTGCAGATCACGGGCAGGCCGGCAGCCATCGCTTCGATGATCGTGTAGGGCAGCCCTTCCCATAGGGAGCTCAGCACGAATGCCCGTGAGCGCCTCAGGTACTCGCCTACGTCGTCGTGTTCGCCCTCGAAGCGCACGCGCTCAGTGACACCGAGCTCCGCGGCCTCGCGCTCGAGATCCGCACGCAGAGCGCCGTCACCTATGAGGGTCGCGCTGATGCCCTGCGCACCGGGTTCAAGGCCCGCGAGCGCCTGGAGCAGATACGTGTAGCCCTTCTGCTCGTCGAGCCGTCCCACCGAGACGAACGGGATGTCGCGCACCGCTGAGCGCGCGGCCTGGAAGTCACGCGGCCCGACGCCGTTGTGGATGACGCGGACCTTGTCGAAGGACAGCACGCCCTCTTCGACGGCCTCGCGGCGCTCCTGCTCCGATACGGTCACGGTCACATCACAGAAGCGCGATGCGAACCGCTCCAGCGCCAGGTAGATGCGCCGCTTTCGCCCGCTTGCCGACTGGAACGACCAGCAGTGCGGCGTGAAGACGACAACCGGTACGCCGGCCATCCGGCCCGCCAGGCGTCCGAGGAAACCTGCCTTCGAACTGTGAAGGTGGATCACGTCCGGCCTGAGCTGACGGCACAGGCGCATCAGCCGGAAGAACGCGCGCGCATCGCTCAGCGGGCTGATCTCGCGCTTCATCGCAAGCTCAACGACCGACGCCCCGTCGTGACGAGCCCGTTCAGGCAACATGCCGCTCGTCGGGCACGCGACGGTGACGTCAGTGCCCCTCGCAATCAGGCCGGCCGCCAGGTCGGCGACGTGGCGTGCCGTCCCCGCAGTGGTCGGCTGAGACACCAACAGCACACGTGGCGACAAGGTCTCTTCGGCCCCCTCGCGCACGCCGCGTGTCATGTCAGTAAGCACCCTTCGCTGTAAGAACGGCGGGGATCGTCTTGAGCATCACACTCAGGTCCAGCCACACGGACCACGAGTCGATGTACATGAAGTCAAGCCAGATTCGCTCGTCGAACGGCACGTCGGAACGACCGTTGACTTGCCAGATGCCGGTGATGCCGGGGGCGACTGAGAGGCGCTTCTTCTGCCACTCGTCGTAGACTGCGACCTCGGCCGCCACCGCAGGGCGAGGACCGACCAGGCTCATCTCGCCCTTGAGGACGTTGATCACCTGGGGCAACTCGTCGATGGAGGACTTGCGAAGAAACGCACCGACCTTGGTTATTCGCGAGTCGGCCTTGTTCTTCAGGCCACGCGCGTCGTCCTCGCCCAACTGCTCCAGCGCTTCGTTGTCCTTGTCCGCACCGTCGGACATCGACCGGAACTTGTACATGTAGAACGGCTTACCGCGCAGACCGATGCGCTCATGCTTGAAGAAGACGGGTCCAGGGGAATCGAGCTTGATCGCCAGCGCGATCAAAGGCAGGAGCGGCAGCAACAGTAGCGCGGCGAGACCCCCGATGATCAGGTCCTCCGCGCGCTTCACGAAACGCTCGGGCGCAGTCAGCTCATGGCGATGAAGGCGCAGCAGGGGCAACCCCGCGAGGTCCTCGACCTTCATCCCAGCGCTCACGAACTGGAAGAATCGCGGCATCATGAGTACTTCGACCTTCGGTGGCATCTGGTAGAGCGCGATGAGCATCTCCTCGGTCGGGTTGTGCGTGTAGGCGAATATGGCGACCTCGGCGCCCGTGGAATCGATGATGTCGTGTATCTGGCAGACATCGCCAACCAATGGCTCGCTGCGTCCGCGCACCGAGGTGCGCGGCCCATCATCGACGAAACCCGCGGTCACGAGTCCAAGCTCCGGATGTGTCTCGATCTTCTCCGCGACAAGCACCGCAGCAAAACCGCTGCCGATGATGATCGCC
Proteins encoded in this window:
- a CDS encoding sugar transferase gives rise to the protein MNSDKPRGAWKPNRRWPALLGTIDFGMVALAVLVNQGAPRELLIAFAVAVPLVALMTGIYSTRLHFDALARAPHMVGVVTAALMLLVTLDFLGVELGATPQDVLGLWLAGAVLVPLGRLLAAPVYNALFRKGDTRRAIIIGSGFAAVLVAEKIETHPELGLVTAGFVDDGPRTSVRGRSEPLVGDVCQIHDIIDSTGAEVAIFAYTHNPTEEMLIALYQMPPKVEVLMMPRFFQFVSAGMKVEDLAGLPLLRLHRHELTAPERFVKRAEDLIIGGLAALLLLPLLPLIALAIKLDSPGPVFFKHERIGLRGKPFYMYKFRSMSDGADKDNEALEQLGEDDARGLKNKADSRITKVGAFLRKSSIDELPQVINVLKGEMSLVGPRPAVAAEVAVYDEWQKKRLSVAPGITGIWQVNGRSDVPFDERIWLDFMYIDSWSVWLDLSVMLKTIPAVLTAKGAY